GCCCGTACCCGAGACCGACGCAGGTGGGCTGGCTGAGTAGGCTAAGGTGGACGAGAGAACCCTCGCTAAGGAACTCTGCAAGTTGACCCCGTAACTTCGGGAGAAGGGGTGCCCTTTCTGGTGAGGTGTATTAGCGATGCTGAGCTGGAGGGGGCCGCAGAAACCAGGCCCAGGCGACTGTTTAATAAAAACACAGGACTCTGCTTAAGGCGTAAGCCGAAGTATAGGGTCTGACGCCTGCCCGGTGCTGGAAGGTTAAGGGGAGGGGTTAGCCGCAAGGCGAAGCTCTGAACCGAAGCCCCAGTAAACGGCGGCCGTAACTATAACGGTCCTAAGGTAGCGAAATTCCTTGTCAGGTAAGTTCTGACCTGCACGAATGGCGTAACGATCTGGGCGCTGTCTCGGCGAGGGACTCGGTGAAATTGTGGTACCGGTAAAGACGCCGGTTACCCGTGGTGGGACGGAAAGACCCCGTGGAGCTTTACTGTAGCCTGATATTGGGTCTTGGTACGTCATGTACAGGATAGGTGGGAGGCTTTGAAGCGTGTGCGCCAGCATACGTGGAGCCGTCCTTGGGATACCACCCTTGATGTGCTGGGGTTCTAACCGCATAGGCTGAATCGTCATGCGGGACAGTGTCAGGTGGGCAGTTTGACTGGGGCGGTCGCCTCCTAAAGAGTAACGGAGGCGCGCGAAGGTTACCTCGAGGCGGATGGAAATCGCCTTTTAGAGCGCAAGGGTTATAAGGTAGCCTTACTGTGAGACCGACAGGTCGAGCAGTCGCGAAAGCGGGTCCTAGTGATCCGGCGGTTCCGAGTGGAAGGGCCGTCGCTCATCGGATAAAAGCTACCCCGGGGATAACAGGCTGATCTTGCCCGAGAGTCCCTATCGACGGCAAGGTTTGGCACCTCGATGTCGGCTCGTCGCATCCTGGGGCTGAAGCAGGTCCCAAGGGTTGGTCTGTTCGCCCATTAAAGCGGTACGTGAGCTGGGTTTAGAACGTCGTGAGACAGTTCGGTCCCTATCCACCACGGGCGTAAGTGGTTTGAGGGGAGCTGCTCCTAGTACGAGAGGACCGGAGTGGACGCACCTCTAGTGTACCGGTTGTGTCGCCAGATGCATAAGCCGGGTAGCTATGTGCGGATCGGATAACCGCTGAAGGCATCTAAGCGGGAAGCCGGCCCCAAGATGAGACCACTTGCCGCGTTAAGCGGGTAAGGTCGCACGGAGATGACGTGCTTGATAGGCCAGAGGTGTAAGGCGTGTGAGCGCTTTAGCTGACTGGTACTAATAGACCGAGGCCTTAACCTCTCTGTTACCTAAGGCATCATATATGCTGTCAGTGTGTTAAGTTTTGTAGAGGTTTCTGGTGGTCATAGCGGAGGGGAAACACCCGGATCCATGCCGAACCCGGCAGTTAAGCCCTCCAGCGCCGATGGTACTGCGATGGGTAATCGTGGGAGAGTAGGTCGCCGCCAGAAACCTCTATCTCTTTCTACTCCTCATAAAACCCCATAACTACTTCTCAATAAATAACCAATAATAAAACTACTCAAAATCCAATCCTATGTGGTAGTTTACCGCCTTGAAGAACTCATCTATGTCTTGTTCTACGTGTAGCGTAGGTATGTTGCTGGGAAGATATGATTTATTGGTTTCTCCTTTGTTTACGATTATTATCTTACCCCTAGCAAGTCTTGGAAGTAGGGCAGCGGGAGTAACCACTAGCGAAGACCCTACTACAAAGAGCAGGTCGCATTCTTTTACAAGCTTTTGGCTTTCTTCAAGGTGTTTCACCATTTCACCGAAGAAGACGATATCGGGTTTTATGATTCCGCCGCACCGGTCGCACCTGGGAACTTCCTGGGAAAAGACCAACTTCATGCTTTCCTCGTAATCCCAGGTTTTGTTGCAGTCAATGCAGAAGCTTTTCCATATGCCTCCGTGGATTTCCATGACGTTCTTGCTTCCTGCCATTTGGTGCAATGAATCGATATTTTGCGTTATTATTCCTTTCAACTTTCCATTTTTTTCCAGAGCAGCAAAGAATTTGTGAGCATATGTTGGCTTTATGTTCTTTAAGGTTTGGAGAAATTCGCGGTGGAACTTGTAAAAGAAACTAGGGTCCTCAAGAAAATAGTCTATATCGAATATTCTTTCGGGGTTTACACCTAGTTGCCTTCTATATATGCCGTTAGGGCCTCTAAAGTCTGGTATCCCGGCGTTGGTTGACATGCCCGCGCCGCTTAGCAGGACTATGTTGTTTGCCTTCTTGATTTCATCGGCACATATTTGAGCTAAGTTACAGTTAGGGATCTTTTCGAAACACCCCTCCAAATGAACCACCTCCTTTGGTGAACATAAAAAACTAGGCAACGGAAAAATTATACAAGAAAAAGCTATGCAACCGGTTACACAACATGCTAAAATATGGTGGCTCTTATTGGGCATAAACATTAAGGAGGTGTTGGCAGATATGCCAGGAAGAAGGATAGTGTATGGAGTGGACGACAAGCCGCCTTTTCCCATAATGGTGTTGGCCGGCTTTCAGCATGTATTGACCCTTTTTGGAGCGACGACGCTAGTTCCTCTTATTTTTGGTCCCGCAATGGGCATGACACCGGCGCAAATCGGCTTCTTCATATCTTGTGTTTATTTTGCCATGGGCGTGGCTACGTTGATACAGACTCATCCCAAGATTGGATCTGGATTACCTATAGTGCAGGGGTCTAGTTTCAGCTTTATTCCTCCTATCATGACCATAATTGGTGCATACAAAGCTATGGGGCCCAATGTGGTTATGCAGTACATTGGCGGCGCCTTGGTGGCTGGGGGGCTCATGTTATCAATTATTGGTTATAGTCGTCTCGTGGGGGTAATAAGAAAGATAATAACGCCAGTTGTCATAGGACCGACCATAATGGCTATAGGATTTTCCCTTGCTCCTGTAGCCATACAGTACAACGCAGCCAACTACTGGCCTGTATCCCTTTTAGTGGTCTTCTGTGTGTTCTTTTTCAGTCTTATCAGCAAGAACAAGTTCATCAATATTTTTGCCGTACTGTCCTCGATAGTCATAGCCTACTTGGTTTGCCTCCTTGGAAGCTTCAGTGGATTCTTCCAGCCAGGCCATCCTGCCTTCGTAGACTTGAAAGAGGTCGTGCTGGCTCCGTGGTTTAGGTTTAAGTTGATAATGCCATGGGGCGTTCCCAAGTTCAGTTTCTTGGCTTTCGGGGCGATAATAGCTGGCTTTTTTGCGGTCATGATTGAGTCTATTGGAGATTACCACTCCTGCTCCTATGCGGCCGGCCTGGATGATCCCGACTCGGATACTATAAGCAGAGGTATAGGAGCTGAGGGATTAAACTGTGCCTTAGCTGGTATCTTTGGCGCAGTAGGAACCACCTCCTACACTGAAAACATAGGGCTTATAGGTTTGACTGGTGTGGCGTCGAGATGGGTCGTAAGGACTGGTGCAGTGCTCTTGATAATCATGAGCATGATCGGGAAATTGGGCGCCCTGATAGCCACAATCCCTAGCCCAGTTATCGGTGGAGCATATATTGCCCTCTTTGGAATAATAGGAGCTTTGGGAATACAGGTTCTGATGAGGGCTGATATGGGAAGTCAACGAAACGTCCTTATAGTCGGTTTTGCATTTTTAATGGCCCTTGGGCTACCAGGTTGGGTGGAGGGACAGCAGGAGGCCTTTTTCGCTTATGGTATCCCAGGACAGGTCTTGTGGGCCATACTCAAGACCCCAATGGCTGTTGCCGGTATAAGTGCAGCCTTTTGGGACACCTTAGTTCCCGGGACTCAGGAAGAAAGAGGTTTAGTTAGCAGAAAGAAACAGAATTAAACTAGATAGTTGGCTAAAGTCAGGATGTTTAGCCCAGAGGGAATATCCCTCTGGGCTTTTTAGTGGACTCCAATAGGTGATACAATAACCTCAATAGCATGGAAATTAAATACTACTACCTGCAGAGGAGGTAAAGGAATGAGTGGAGATGGGATAGATAAGAGGGCGCTTTTTTTGATCTCTTATGGGTTATACGTAGTATCCTCGCGAATGGGAGACAAGTTAAACGGCCAAGTGGCAAATGCTGTTATGCAGGTCACATCTGACCCGATGGTATTGGCATGCTGTTTACACAAAGAAAATTTGACGACCCAGTGCATAAAGGATAGTAGACTTTTTACTATTTCTGTACTAGAGGAAGATACTCCAATGACTTTCATAGGAAACTTCGGATTCAAGTCGGGTAGGGATATAGAAAAGTTCAGCTCCTGTGCCTGTGAGTTTACATCAAGAGAGGTTCCGTATTCACCTGATTATTCATTGGCTGTCATAGAGGCTGAGGTGATCGATGTAAAAGAAGTCTTTACCCATGTGCTCTTTTTGGGTGAGGTGAAATACGCGAAGGTTTTGAAGGAAGGTAAACCTATGACTTATTCCTATTACCACGAAATAAAGAAAGGCAAGTCACCCAAGCACGCTCCAACCTTTGGGCTGGATACAGGTAAGGTCCGATAAATTTAAAAATATTGAGATGTTTTCGTTTGGTGAGATTCCCCAGCATGCTGAATTAAGGGCATTGTTCGAGGACTTATACCTACGCTACAACAGACGTGAATTTGTCCACCCTGACCCAGTGGAGCTTCTTTATTGTTATCAGGAAACAGGAGATAGGGAGGTTGCCGCCCTTTTGGCCGCGGCCCTTGCCTACGGAAGGGCATCCCAGATTGTAAAAAAAGCATCTCAAGTGCTTGAGGTAATGGGAGCTAGCCCTAAGGGTTTTGTCCTTTCCCATTCCTTGAAAGAGCTCCAGAAAGTTTTCAAGGATTTCAAGCACCGTTTTACAGATGGCAAGAGCGTTGCAGGTCTCTTTTATGGCATAAGGGGTGTGCTTCTCGAATATGGTTCGTTGGAAATGTGCGCTGAATGTTATGTAAATGAAGGACACCTGAAAGCCAAAGAAGCGATAACTGGATTATTTGAAAGCCTGCTTCGCCACGGCATGCCGAGCTCAGTTCTGCCGGATCCGAGAAAGCCCTCCGCATGTAAGAGGTTGTACTTGTTTTTAAAGTGGATGATTCGTAAAGATTCCATAGATCCAGGAGGATGGAGCGCTTTGAAGCCAAGTGAGCTAATATACCCTTTAGATACCCATATCTTTTCTATTGCTAGAGCCTTGGGAGCTACAGACAGGAAAAGCGCCGATTTCAAAGCGGCTTTGGACGTGACGGAGTTTTTCAGAAGGATAAATCCTCTTGATCCGCTGAAATATGATTTTGTGCTGACGCGCTTTGGAATAAGGCCAGATTTAAATAAAAAAGAGTTTCTTGAAATCTGTTGTGGAAATAGAATGAAAAAGGGACATTAGGCTATAATAACCCAATAGCCTAAACAGTTAAGCAGGTTTCTCGAACTAGATGGTTGGGGGGATACGCATATAATGGGGATTTTGCCTTACTGGGATAGAAATGTGGACTTGGAAATAGATTCTTGGGTTCCTTATAGACTGGATTTTTCTCCTATATCGATCAATTCCATGTACAGCGAACAGTTGGGGCGGATAGCCACGATGGCTTTGGCCTTGGATAGCGAGCTTTTATGTGTGGATGGCCTAACCACTGGGCAGGCTGGAGCCTTGTTCAGGCAGAATATATTTGATCCGGAAAGAAAACTTAGGCACGTTGGATGGTTTTCCATGGTTTTTGGTTACTCCAAGGCCATGGAAAAGTTGATTGGTTTTTTTACTAGTGTGTTTCCAGGTATAACGGCAGGATTGGCTCTTTGCGGTATTTGGGACCGCAACATGCTTGTTGATGAGCTAAAGACCATTGTGATGGTAAGCGACAAGATAATATTCAATGAATTTGGGTGCCTTGAGGCCCTTGAGGAGTTAATGAGAAAGGCTGGGAACGAGAAGAGCAGCAGAGGCTTTTTCGCCGAAAAGTTTGGATATAGACGTTTTGGTATCCCCTTTGAAACAGATAATGTAATTCATTTAGCCATCTCAGATGCCTTATACAATTTCGAGCTGGAGGAGACTAGGGAAATATTAGGTCCGGCACCTGAGGTTCCTTTCCCCAAGAGAAATATAGAGGAGTTATTGCGATGAATCTCGGAGTAACTTTAGCTTTGGCTTTTGGCCTGTCCATGGACGCCTTTGCCGTTTCCCTCGGTTATGCTCTGGCATCCATAAGATTAAGGTCTTCTGACATGTTAAAGTTGGCAGCAAGCTTTGGACTATTTCAGGCTGGTATGCCCCTTGCAGGGTGGCTTTTGGCAGATAGGTTCGTGAACATAATAAAAGCTTGGGACCATTGGGTTGCTTTTTTCCTGTTATTCGCTATAGGTCTGCACATGATCTATTCGGGCTTCCATGGAGATGGAACCTTACCCCAAAAGACAGATCGGCTGAGTACCACCACGGTACTTGTGCTTTCGATAGGTACAAGTATCGATGCTTTTGCTGCAGGGATAAGCTTTATTGGCATAGAAGATATTCCCATAGGCAATACGGTAGCTGTGATAGGTGTAGTGACGTTTATTTTCTCTACTGTTGCGATGATCTTCGGGAAGAGGTTAGGCAAAAGTTTAAGTTCTAAGGCTACCTTGCTAGGTGGGGTTGTTCTCATAGGCGTTGGAGTTAAGATCCTTTTGGAACATATTTTGAAGTAATATCTGGAGGGTTTGGTTCATATGAATAGACCCGATTGGGATGTATATTTCATGTCTATAGCGGAAGTCGTGGCCACGAGAAGTACTTGCATAAGAAGACAGGTGGGTGCGGTAATAGTGAAAAACAAGCAGATAATAAGCACTGGCTATAATGGTGCACCAAAAGGTATCCCTCACTGTTTTGAAACTGGCTGCTTGAGGGAAGAGCTGGGTGTACCTGCGGGGGAAAGACACGAGATATGCAGAGGATCTCACGCAGAGATAAATGCAATTGTCCAGGCTGCGTCGGTGGGATCGTCGACTGAAGGGGCTGTGATATATTGTACCCATGAGCCCTGTTCTTTTTGCACAAAAGCGATAATAAATGCAGGCATAAAAAAAATTATATACAAAGAAAGTTACCCCGATGCCCTGTCTAGAAAATTGCTCTCGGAAGCGGGCATAAAAGTAGAAAGACTTATCTTGGAAAGGTGAAGTTTTGGAAAGGGGGAACTCCTGGGATGCCTATAGAATTAAAAAAAGGTGGGGACAGAAGAGGAGGTATAGAGGACCTTGAACAGCTTGTGGGGCTGCAATCGATAAAAAGAGAGCTTCGCAAGATAGAGTCTATGCTTTGGCTCAATAAGCACAGAAAACAGAAAGATCTCGGAGAGTTGAGTTTGCAGTCCTTTCACTTCGTGTTTAAAGGTAGCCCAGGTACAGGAAAGACTACCGTCGCTCGCCTTATTGGACAAATATTCCGCAAGTATGGTTTGTTGCGCTCTGGAGATGTGGTAGAAGTGGATAGGGCCAAATTAGTGGGGCCCACGCCGGGAGAGACCGAGGTAAAGGTCCTGAGAACGGTTCGCTCCGCTTTGGATGGAGTGCTGTTCGTGGATGAAGCATACGCATTATCGGGAGGGGGAGACACATCTGATCCTGGCTGGAGAGCATTAGAGGTTCTTTTAAAGGCCATGGAGGATTACCGCGATTGTCTTGTGGTTATATTTGCAGGTTACACCCATGAAATGGATAGGCTTTTCGATTCTTTCACAGGGTTAAAAAGCAGGTTCCCCTTCCATTTGGAGTTTGAGAATTATACCCCCTTGGAATTAGTGGAGATAGCTAACTTTATGGCCTCCAGGGAGAACCTTGAGATCTCGGAACAAGCGTCTTTGGCCATTATGAACATGATGAAAAAACGCGTTAAGGAAAAAGATTTCTCCAATGCCCGGGAGATACGCAACCTGATCGATCACGCCAAGACCAAGATGTCGTCGAGGTTACGCAACAAACGAAAAGTAACCTCCTGGGATCTCAAAACCATAACCATTTTGGACCTGGATGATCCTTATGGAGAAACATCTTTCTTGGTGGAGAATATAGAGCTAGCAAAAAAAGAGATGTATGCAGATCCCTTAAACAAGGAGCTTAGGTTTAAGTTGGCTCAACGTTATGAGGATGCAGGGCTGTGGTCTGATGTGGTTGCCACATTGGAACCGGTGGCAAAGGAACTATCTCCTCCTGCTAGGGCCCTCTTGGGTATGGCTCTTTCGAAGATGGGACAACATAAGGAAGCCCTGGAATATCTAGACGGCGAAAACCTAACTCCGCAGCATGAGTTTCATAAGGGTATTTCGGCCTTATGGGAAGGAAAGAGAAAAGAAGCTATAGAGCTCTTGAAGGATGCTTCAGAAAAGACAGGAGAATACCCAGAGTTTTATTTGGCCCTATCTTTTGCTTACTTTTTAGAAGGCCAATGGGGAGAATCTTTCAAAGCTTTTCGTGAGGGGCTTGCGCTAATTAAAAAGCGGGAGGGCATTTTGCCGCCAGAGTCTTTGAGAAGTTTGCCCTACAAGGATCTGAAAGATGAGCAGGTAAGACAAGCTTTGGAAAGGGCTGTACTCAAGGACTTTAACAATCCAGATGAAGCCTTAATTTCTTTTGCCGAAGCACTATTATTGAGTACGTCGCGCGGATCTGTGCCAGATGTAATTGAAGAAGCTTTGAGGACCGCTCTCTCCAACATGCCTGATGATCCCAGACCCCACAGGGGATTGGCCCATTACTACAAGCATAAGGGAGAAATTATGAAGGCCATAGTTTCTTTGGAGGTTGCCCTCGAATTGGAGCCAAGGAACATAGAAGACTGGAAGCTTCTTGCGGAACTTTATTTTGCTGCGGGTCAAAAAGAAAAAGCCGAGGAAGTCCTCCATGATGTGGTGTATGAACAAGTTGGTGCAGGTGCTCTAGCCTTGGATCTGGCGAAGGCGGAAGAACAAAAGGGTAACAAGGAAGAAGCAGAAAGGCTATATGAGAAAGCTTGGCGACAGGAGTTGTCCCAGGAAGAAAAAACGTTTTGTGCCGATCGTTTAGGGCAGATGAAAGCGGTCAAGGGTAATTTCTCTGAGGCCATGAGGTATCTAGAGCAAGTAGAGATATCGGAATTATCTCCTGAAGGCCAATTTTGGTATGCCAGGGCTCTTATAGAGGCCAGGATGTGGTCGAAGGCGGAGGCCGTATTGAGGGGAATTGGACCTTTGCCGGAAGAGCTTAGTTCTCCTTATCTTTATTGGAAGATAAGGACACTTGTTGCGGTTAAGGATCTATATGAAGCGAGGAGCGTAGTGGTTAACGAAGGTGCTCCTCCATGGTTGAGACTTGCCTCTTTAATGGCAAGAGTTGTATCAGGAGACAAGTCTGTTGCCCCTTCCCTCAAAAGTTTCGATTCGAGCGAATTAGGCATGGATGGTTTAGGCCTTTTGTGCGTCGGCTTGGCAGGAATAGGAGAATGGGAAGGTCTTTATAGATGTGCCCAGAAGGCCCAACAGGCTCAACATGGCCCTGTTTTGTGGGAGCTTCAAGACGGCAAATTGAAAGAAGAGCTGGAATACTTGGCGGGCATTGCCGCGGCCCATATGAAAAGATGGGAAACGGCCTTGGAACACTTCAAAAGGAGCCATACTGTACTCCTTCACCCAGTGACCTTGTATGCCATGGCTGTTTCGATGATCGCTCTTGGGCGAGTAAATGAAGCCAAGAGGTTGTCATTTCAACTTAATGCTGCCCCGACACTGAAGAAAAAGGTAGATGACTTGGTAAAGCAGAACACGGGCCTTAGAAAGCTGATAGCAGAACCTATAAGTGCTGAGGTCCTAGACGCTTTTGCTTTCATATGATGGGAATATTATTAACAATGGATAAGGAGGAGAGTTTTATGATGAGTCGTGATGAGGCACTGGCGCTATTGGAACAATATAATAAGGAGCAAAGCCATATCAAGCATGCCTTGGCTGTAGAGGCGGCCATGAGATATTTTGCGGAAAAAGAAGGTGAAGATGGGGATTTATGGGGTATAACTGGGCTGTTGCATGACATAGATTGGGAGTTGACCCAAGAAACTCCTGAGAAACACACTCATGTAGGGGCCTCTATTTTGGAGGAAAAAGGGTTCCCTCCTGAGGTGGTGAGGGCTGTTTTGTCTCATGGTTGGGGAATATGCTCCGACGTGGAGCCTCAAAGCTTAATGGAAAAATACCTTTATGCAGTGGACGAGCTGACGGGATTCATTACGGCTGTTGCCCTGGTTAGACCAGGGAAGTCTCTACAGGATTTAACGGTCAAGTCAGTTAAGAAGAAATGGAAGGACAAGGCCTTTGCCAGAGGAGTTGATAGAGAGGTAATTGCCAAGGGAGCCGAAATCCTAGGAAGGCCCCTGGAGGAGCTCATAGGTGAAGTGATAGAAGCCCTTAAGCCTATCGAGAAGGAAATAGGGTTAGGAGAAAATTAAAACTGAAACACAAAAGAGCCTGGAAGCAAAGGGGGGGCTACGAGTGTGGCCTCCTTTATTTTTTACCTGGTAAGGAGTATCATAGGTGATGAATTTAAACTTTCCAGATTTAAACAACAAAAAGGAGAGCAAAGATGCATCTGGACGATGAAGACCAGAAAAGTTTTGCATTTGAAGAAAAAGATGGTGGCTTAAGTCACTTGGATTTAGCGAAAGAGCTTAAGAAAAAGGACCTTTTGCTTCAGTATCTTTTCGATAACGCTCCGCTGGGTATTATGCAGACCCTTCCAGGAGGGGTAATCGTCAGGGCCAATAGAATGGCTCATGAGATCTTTGGCTATAGCTACGGAGAGATGAACGGTAAGCTTGTGGATGACTTGGTACTCCCAGACGACAAAAGACTTTCTGGTGAGGAATACACAAGAAAGCTGCATTCAGAAAAGGAAGTAGTGGTTTTTGAGGATGTGCGTCGAAGGAAGGATGGAAGTCTCTTTTACGCATCCTTTATAGGGTTTCCTGTTCTGATGGACGGCGAGGTAGTTGGAGTTTTCGCTATCTATCAGGATATAACCAAGCGCAAAGAGGCCGAACAGGTCTTAAAAGAAAAAGTTGCCTATGCAGAGACTGAAATGAGAACCATGAAGAGGTATTGGGAACAAACCATAAGCCTTGTCTCGTCGGTGGTTGAGGCCAGAGACCCATATACCGCAGGGCACCAACAAAATGTTGCTGTTATTTCCAGAGAGATAGGAAGGAAATTGGGTCTGTCAGGAGAAGAGATCTATCCAATATATGTGGCAGCCATGGTGCATGATATAGGAAAAGTAGAAATACCATCGGAGATTTTGGCAAAACCTGGCAAATTGACTTCTTTGGAGAGAGAACTAGTAAAAAGGCATCCAGAGGCAGGAAAAAGGATATTATCAAAGCTTGAGACCCCATGGCCCATAGCCGAAATCGTGTATCAGCACCATGAGAGGATTAATGGAGGTGGTTACCCAAGAGGACTGAAGAAGAACGATATCCTCCTTGCCGCCCGTATAATTGCTGTTGCCGATGTGGTGGATGCCATGGAAACTCACAGGCCATATAGGCCCGCGCTGGGAAAGGATGCTGTTTTAGAAGAGCTATACAATGGTAAGGGCGTCCTTTACGATGAGGATGTAGTAGATGCCTGGATGTGTTTGACAGGACATTAGCACCCTTTTAGGTGCATCTCAATCAGTCAATTTAGCGTCAATCAAATTCCAAGAAATTTTTCCATTCTGAACTTTAAATTCCAAAAGCATATATCCTCCTATATGGCCATCTTCAAAGTATGCAAGGCACCAATTTGGGGCCATGAACCAAATTAGATCTTCGTTGTATATGGCCATGTTACCCCCCATGACGCCTTTCCAGGGTATTAAGTCTTTTCTTTTCATGAGGTCCTTTTTCAAATTAGTCTCTGGATCTGCAAGGCCTAACCTTTCATATCTAGCCCAATCTGGTTGGTCCGGAAGTTTTAATTCTAAGTTTCCTATGATCTGTTCAAATTTTTTGCACTTTTCCGTTAAGATTAGTATAGTTTCGTCTTTTTGCATTATCTTTTCGCGGTAATGGGAAAAGACTAGAAAAAAGGCGGATAAAAGAAGTATCGACCCCATAACGGTTACTAAA
The DNA window shown above is from Thermovirga lienii DSM 17291 and carries:
- a CDS encoding Silent information regulator protein Sir2 (PFAM: Sir2 family~COGs: COG0846 NAD-dependent protein deacetylase SIR2 family~InterPro IPR003000~KEGG: aco:Amico_0395 silent information regulator protein Sir2~PFAM: Silent information regulator protein Sir2~SPTR: Silent information regulator protein Sir2); amino-acid sequence: MEGCFEKIPNCNLAQICADEIKKANNIVLLSGAGMSTNAGIPDFRGPNGIYRRQLGVNPERIFDIDYFLEDPSFFYKFHREFLQTLKNIKPTYAHKFFAALEKNGKLKGIITQNIDSLHQMAGSKNVMEIHGGIWKSFCIDCNKTWDYEESMKLVFSQEVPRCDRCGGIIKPDIVFFGEMVKHLEESQKLVKECDLLFVVGSSLVVTPAALLPRLARGKIIIVNKGETNKSYLPSNIPTLHVEQDIDEFFKAVNYHIGLDFE
- a CDS encoding Xanthine/uracil/vitamin C permease (PFAM: Permease family~TIGRFAM: uracil-xanthine permease~COGs: COG2233 Xanthine/uracil permease~InterPro IPR006042: IPR006043~KEGG: aco:Amico_0396 xanthine/uracil/vitamin C permease~PFAM: Xanthine/uracil/vitamin C permease~SPTR: Xanthine/uracil/vitamin C permease); translation: MGINIKEVLADMPGRRIVYGVDDKPPFPIMVLAGFQHVLTLFGATTLVPLIFGPAMGMTPAQIGFFISCVYFAMGVATLIQTHPKIGSGLPIVQGSSFSFIPPIMTIIGAYKAMGPNVVMQYIGGALVAGGLMLSIIGYSRLVGVIRKIITPVVIGPTIMAIGFSLAPVAIQYNAANYWPVSLLVVFCVFFFSLISKNKFINIFAVLSSIVIAYLVCLLGSFSGFFQPGHPAFVDLKEVVLAPWFRFKLIMPWGVPKFSFLAFGAIIAGFFAVMIESIGDYHSCSYAAGLDDPDSDTISRGIGAEGLNCALAGIFGAVGTTSYTENIGLIGLTGVASRWVVRTGAVLLIIMSMIGKLGALIATIPSPVIGGAYIALFGIIGALGIQVLMRADMGSQRNVLIVGFAFLMALGLPGWVEGQQEAFFAYGIPGQVLWAILKTPMAVAGISAAFWDTLVPGTQEERGLVSRKKQN
- a CDS encoding flavin reductase domain protein FMN-binding protein (PFAM: Flavin reductase like domain~COGs: COG1853 Conserved protein/domain typically associated with flavoprotein oxygenase DIM6/NTAB family~InterPro IPR002563~KEGG: tai:Taci_1579 flavin reductase domain protein FMN-binding protein~PFAM: flavin reductase domain protein FMN-binding~SPTR: Flavin reductase domain protein FMN-binding protein), with product MSGDGIDKRALFLISYGLYVVSSRMGDKLNGQVANAVMQVTSDPMVLACCLHKENLTTQCIKDSRLFTISVLEEDTPMTFIGNFGFKSGRDIEKFSSCACEFTSREVPYSPDYSLAVIEAEVIDVKEVFTHVLFLGEVKYAKVLKEGKPMTYSYYHEIKKGKSPKHAPTFGLDTGKVR
- a CDS encoding Conserved hypothetical protein CHP02757 (PFAM: Protein of unknown function (DUF2400)~TIGRFAM: TIGR02757 family protein~InterPro IPR014127~KEGG: aco:Amico_0403 hypothetical protein~PFAM: Conserved hypothetical protein CHP02757~SPTR: Putative uncharacterized protein), with amino-acid sequence MFSFGEIPQHAELRALFEDLYLRYNRREFVHPDPVELLYCYQETGDREVAALLAAALAYGRASQIVKKASQVLEVMGASPKGFVLSHSLKELQKVFKDFKHRFTDGKSVAGLFYGIRGVLLEYGSLEMCAECYVNEGHLKAKEAITGLFESLLRHGMPSSVLPDPRKPSACKRLYLFLKWMIRKDSIDPGGWSALKPSELIYPLDTHIFSIARALGATDRKSADFKAALDVTEFFRRINPLDPLKYDFVLTRFGIRPDLNKKEFLEICCGNRMKKGH
- a CDS encoding hypothetical protein (KEGG: tai:Taci_1571 hypothetical protein~SPTR: Putative uncharacterized protein); translation: MGILPYWDRNVDLEIDSWVPYRLDFSPISINSMYSEQLGRIATMALALDSELLCVDGLTTGQAGALFRQNIFDPERKLRHVGWFSMVFGYSKAMEKLIGFFTSVFPGITAGLALCGIWDRNMLVDELKTIVMVSDKIIFNEFGCLEALEELMRKAGNEKSSRGFFAEKFGYRRFGIPFETDNVIHLAISDALYNFELEETREILGPAPEVPFPKRNIEELLR
- a CDS encoding protein of unknown function DUF204 (PFAM: Domain of unknown function DUF~COGs: COG1971 membrane protein~InterPro IPR003810~KEGG: kra:Krad_4533 hypothetical protein~PFAM: protein of unknown function DUF204~SPTR: Putative uncharacterized protein); the protein is MNLGVTLALAFGLSMDAFAVSLGYALASIRLRSSDMLKLAASFGLFQAGMPLAGWLLADRFVNIIKAWDHWVAFFLLFAIGLHMIYSGFHGDGTLPQKTDRLSTTTVLVLSIGTSIDAFAAGISFIGIEDIPIGNTVAVIGVVTFIFSTVAMIFGKRLGKSLSSKATLLGGVVLIGVGVKILLEHILK
- a CDS encoding CMP/dCMP deaminase zinc-binding protein (PFAM: Cytidine and deoxycytidylate deaminase zinc-binding region~COGs: COG2131 Deoxycytidylate deaminase~InterPro IPR016473: IPR016192: IPR002125~KEGG: aco:Amico_0406 CMP/dCMP deaminase zinc-binding protein~PFAM: CMP/dCMP deaminase zinc-binding~SPTR: ComE operon protein 2), with protein sequence MNRPDWDVYFMSIAEVVATRSTCIRRQVGAVIVKNKQIISTGYNGAPKGIPHCFETGCLREELGVPAGERHEICRGSHAEINAIVQAASVGSSTEGAVIYCTHEPCSFCTKAIINAGIKKIIYKESYPDALSRKLLSEAGIKVERLILER